One Lacticaseibacillus rhamnosus genomic window carries:
- a CDS encoding ABC transporter ATP-binding protein, which translates to MLKLNDIGLSFANKKHVLDDVTLTLNQKEIVGLVAPNGTGKTTLLNVIMNNLKPDRGYVEVDGLRYESNQAIKAIYQKICAFPLESELFGELTGYEHLKLYRNMWQSQITLDALIDGLKMRSYITQKVSTYSLGMKQRLCFAMVVASDTPIMLLDEAMNGLDPENIALISGQIQQLREDGKLVIMVSHLLDNLQSLADRILFLRAGKIVKQINMHESQPNFLKMRQTSQLLTDVSADAILDTDRDRVLIDLTKLDKGTREKLVLGLVTHDVPYSVAPLSLADEFRLIFQKA; encoded by the coding sequence GCATGTCTTAGATGACGTCACGCTCACTTTGAATCAGAAAGAAATTGTCGGACTTGTGGCTCCGAATGGCACAGGTAAAACCACGCTTTTGAATGTCATCATGAATAATCTAAAGCCTGACCGTGGCTATGTAGAGGTGGACGGGCTGCGCTACGAAAGCAATCAAGCGATTAAGGCGATTTATCAAAAAATTTGCGCATTCCCTTTAGAAAGCGAGCTTTTTGGTGAGTTAACTGGCTATGAACATTTGAAATTGTACCGAAACATGTGGCAGAGTCAGATCACGCTCGATGCCTTAATCGATGGCTTGAAAATGCGCAGTTATATCACCCAAAAAGTCAGCACCTATTCGCTCGGGATGAAACAGCGCCTATGTTTTGCAATGGTCGTGGCTTCGGATACGCCGATTATGTTACTGGATGAAGCCATGAACGGCCTTGATCCGGAAAATATTGCGCTGATCTCGGGTCAAATTCAGCAACTGCGAGAAGATGGCAAGCTCGTCATCATGGTCTCGCATTTACTGGACAACCTGCAAAGTCTGGCCGATCGCATTCTTTTTCTGCGAGCAGGCAAGATTGTCAAACAAATCAATATGCATGAGAGCCAGCCAAACTTTTTGAAAATGCGGCAGACATCCCAGCTGTTAACCGATGTTAGTGCGGATGCGATATTAGATACTGATCGTGATCGGGTGCTTATTGATTTGACAAAACTGGATAAGGGAACACGTGAGAAGCTTGTTTTAGGACTTGTGACTCATGACGTGCCATATAGTGTTGCGCCGCTTTCGTTGGCTGATGAGTTTAGGCTGATATTTCAAAAAGCGTGA